A part of Candidatus Palauibacter australiensis genomic DNA contains:
- a CDS encoding transglycosylase SLT domain-containing protein has translation MAGADDMLERARSLLDAGMPVSASALLAPALAAGELEGDEAVLLAARAFADQRAWASVLSLLSERESWPPSAPSQATLLLARAYAGLDSLTRSAAHYRAYLSGVDGTPPLGARVGFARVSYRRYQWYEARDQLALAEREHPELAPWLRLSRLYALSEAEDRDAFALADSIVREARVPADSALLPAARLAFKLEDPERGAALASRAGRGVRNVLAARHLGPHYLATGDSAAAASAFADAIARGLQTPETGPALLALTRSWRTLRDVGRSDIRARRHSRGAGYLSEALELAPAAERPGIAESLASAYMALGAPGRAAEALAPWTGDPASVTAPRASLWMLAASVYRALGRHGDAAEAHETAARGSGDVAARAAYLLADLEHDAGHPDIAAEGFERSYRAFPDASYGTRSLERLALLAYHEGRYEEARTLLAEYRERYPEGEWVQGAIYWGGKVAEALGDTQGASAFYARALRYNPLDYYAILAEPRTGTDRLAAVGIGDGEPLPDLDPIHATALRRMNKLREVGWPERARREYRRASERGPSTYGAILAFAHVLNAAEWTREGIREGWRAQAIRGRWTRPLLEAIYPLPFREALVAAAERNGLPPHFVAGLSRRESMFDPEIRSVANAIGLMQLLPETARNVSSRAGLEGYRRHQLTVPQVNLMLGTRYLAEVLGRFDGFDIAGMISYNAGPHRYTRWRDFPEFSDEEKLVERIPYRETREYVRAVTELAEIYRLLYPDLGVPNP, from the coding sequence ATGGCAGGCGCCGACGACATGCTGGAGCGGGCCCGAAGCCTGCTCGACGCCGGGATGCCGGTCTCGGCATCGGCTCTGCTGGCGCCCGCGCTCGCCGCGGGCGAGTTGGAGGGCGACGAGGCCGTGCTGCTGGCGGCGCGAGCCTTCGCGGATCAGCGGGCATGGGCTTCCGTGCTGAGCCTCCTCTCGGAGCGTGAAAGCTGGCCGCCGTCCGCGCCGTCGCAGGCCACGCTCCTCCTCGCGCGGGCGTACGCGGGGCTCGACAGCCTGACCCGGTCCGCGGCGCACTACCGTGCGTATCTGAGCGGGGTCGACGGGACGCCTCCGCTCGGCGCGCGGGTCGGGTTCGCCCGCGTGTCCTACCGGCGCTACCAGTGGTACGAGGCGCGCGACCAGCTCGCGCTCGCCGAGCGCGAACACCCGGAACTCGCTCCGTGGTTGCGGCTCTCGCGCCTTTACGCCCTGTCGGAGGCCGAGGACCGGGACGCCTTCGCCCTCGCCGACTCGATCGTGCGCGAGGCCCGCGTGCCGGCGGACTCCGCGCTCCTCCCGGCGGCCCGCCTGGCCTTCAAGCTGGAGGATCCCGAACGGGGGGCCGCGCTCGCGAGCCGCGCCGGCAGGGGCGTCCGGAACGTCCTCGCCGCTCGGCACCTCGGACCTCACTACCTGGCGACCGGGGACTCCGCCGCGGCCGCGTCGGCCTTCGCCGACGCGATCGCGAGAGGCCTCCAGACGCCGGAGACGGGACCCGCGCTCCTCGCACTCACGCGATCCTGGCGGACGCTGCGCGATGTCGGGCGCTCCGACATCCGCGCCCGCCGTCACTCCCGCGGCGCCGGCTACCTCTCGGAGGCGCTGGAGCTCGCACCCGCGGCCGAACGCCCGGGCATCGCCGAATCGCTCGCATCGGCGTACATGGCGCTGGGCGCTCCCGGGCGGGCGGCGGAGGCGCTGGCCCCGTGGACCGGAGACCCCGCTTCCGTCACCGCGCCGCGGGCGTCGCTGTGGATGCTCGCGGCCAGCGTCTACCGTGCGCTCGGGCGCCACGGCGACGCCGCGGAGGCGCACGAGACGGCCGCCCGCGGCTCCGGGGATGTCGCCGCCCGCGCCGCCTACCTCCTCGCGGACCTCGAGCACGATGCGGGGCATCCCGACATCGCCGCGGAGGGCTTCGAACGCTCCTACCGCGCGTTCCCGGACGCGAGCTACGGGACGCGGTCGCTGGAACGGCTCGCTCTTCTCGCGTACCACGAGGGCCGCTACGAGGAGGCGCGCACGCTCCTGGCCGAATACCGCGAGCGCTACCCGGAGGGCGAGTGGGTCCAGGGAGCGATCTACTGGGGCGGCAAGGTCGCGGAGGCGCTGGGCGACACCCAGGGCGCGAGCGCGTTCTACGCCCGCGCCCTCAGGTACAACCCGCTCGACTACTACGCCATCCTCGCGGAGCCCCGCACCGGCACGGACCGCCTGGCCGCGGTCGGAATCGGCGACGGCGAGCCGTTGCCCGACCTCGATCCCATCCACGCGACCGCGCTCCGGCGCATGAACAAGCTGCGAGAGGTGGGGTGGCCCGAGCGCGCGCGCCGGGAATACCGCCGCGCCAGCGAGCGCGGACCGTCGACCTACGGGGCGATCCTCGCCTTCGCGCACGTCCTGAACGCGGCGGAATGGACGCGGGAGGGGATTCGCGAGGGGTGGCGCGCACAGGCGATTCGCGGCCGCTGGACCCGCCCGCTCCTCGAAGCGATCTATCCGCTGCCCTTCCGCGAGGCCCTCGTCGCCGCGGCCGAACGGAACGGACTCCCGCCGCACTTCGTCGCCGGGCTCTCGCGTCGCGAGTCGATGTTCGACCCGGAGATCCGTTCCGTCGCCAATGCCATCGGTCTCATGCAGCTCCTGCCGGAGACGGCCCGCAACGTCTCCTCACGCGCCGGACTCGAAGGCTATCGCCGTCACCAGCTCACGGTCCCGCAGGTCAACCTGATGCTCGGGACCCGGTACCTGGCGGAAGTTCTCGGCCGGTTCGATGGCTTCGACATCGCGGGGATGATCTCCTACAACGCCGGCCCCCATCGCTACACGCGGTGGCGCGATTTCCCCGAGTTCTCGGACGAGGAAAAACTGGTCGAGCGGATCCCCTACCGGGAGACGCGCGAGTACGTCCGGGCGGTCACGGAACTGGCCGAAATCTACCGCCTCCTGTACCCGGACCTGGGGGTCCCGAACCCCTGA
- the polA gene encoding DNA polymerase I codes for MAAPGVVKPSRAAGPSLFLLDGYALIYRAFFAMINRPLTTSSGENTSAPYGIARFLMRLIADHAPDYLGVAFDAGDSFRTDIYPEYKATREKMPEELRASLPRCREIFAAFRVPVIEAEGWEADDVIGTLAQKAAGQGLRTIIVSGDKDFHQLVDDRTALLNPGRGGPAGVDQVWVTPDNAEERFGVPPERVTDFLALLGDSSDNVPGVPGIGKKIAPALIRQFGDLEAILARAEEITAARARNAILKHADDARRSRQLVTIRTDAPVNLDLESLRSRPLDTERAASVFRDLEFHNLLRELEAPATEAERFAPEVDVVADTDRLGAVLAECSRAPRIGLCVAGSSEDPLGAALVGLALAASEDRAFYLPLGHRAPEVQHDAAGNPTLAFDAGEPVGLPEMSSSDMRGLHDLLASEAPKLGHDLKYAAQLLRRHGVELGGLDGGVAFDTQIASYCLDPARRDRALSTLAPDRLGVALETGDAVTGTGRNRLPLASIEPERVAEWAGPRAALLHRLAKVDEADLVRTGMGRLFREVEMPLVTVLASMERAGIALDLDFFGDLRARLRRDLDAVRSEIHKIAGTEVNLRSVPQMRELLFDRLALPVLKKTKTGPSTDESVLEQLAAMGHELPRLILEHRELDKLDGTYVSVLPRLIDGRGRIHTRFNQTVAATGRLSSSDPNLQNIPIRRALGREIRKGFVAAPGHRFVGADYSQIELRVMAHLSGDEAFVEAFRAERDIHRETAARIFGVEPDDVTPTMREQAKTINFATIYGQGPFALAQQLGISRTQASEFIAGYFERFAGVAAYLEEMKEVARDRNYVETLFGRRRYIPEIRSRNPGIRGYGERTATNSPIQGSAADLIKVSMIRLHERLAGSGARMLLQVHDELLIEAPESDVETIGRTVREEMEGAIELTVPLRVDLGIGRSWYDCKFGKGP; via the coding sequence GTGGCGGCGCCAGGCGTCGTGAAGCCCTCGCGGGCCGCTGGTCCGTCGCTCTTCCTGCTCGACGGCTACGCGCTCATCTACCGTGCGTTCTTCGCCATGATCAACCGGCCGCTCACCACTTCGAGCGGCGAAAACACGTCGGCCCCCTACGGCATCGCCCGCTTCCTCATGCGGTTGATCGCGGATCACGCACCCGACTATCTCGGCGTCGCGTTCGATGCCGGCGACAGCTTCCGCACCGACATCTACCCGGAATACAAGGCCACGCGAGAGAAGATGCCCGAAGAGCTCCGGGCATCCCTCCCCCGGTGCCGGGAGATCTTCGCCGCCTTCCGGGTGCCCGTCATCGAGGCGGAAGGGTGGGAAGCGGACGACGTGATCGGGACCCTCGCGCAGAAGGCCGCGGGACAGGGTCTGCGCACCATTATCGTCTCCGGAGACAAGGACTTCCATCAGCTCGTGGACGACCGCACCGCGCTGCTCAATCCGGGCCGAGGGGGGCCCGCCGGAGTCGATCAGGTGTGGGTGACGCCGGACAACGCCGAGGAGCGCTTCGGCGTGCCCCCGGAGCGCGTGACCGACTTTCTGGCTCTGCTCGGCGACTCATCCGACAACGTCCCCGGCGTGCCCGGCATCGGGAAAAAGATCGCGCCCGCCCTCATCCGGCAGTTCGGCGACCTCGAGGCCATCCTCGCGCGAGCGGAGGAGATCACGGCGGCCCGGGCCCGAAACGCGATTCTCAAGCATGCGGATGACGCCCGGCGCTCCAGGCAACTGGTGACGATCCGCACCGACGCGCCCGTGAACCTCGATCTCGAGAGCCTCCGGTCGCGGCCGCTCGATACCGAAAGGGCCGCGTCCGTCTTCCGTGACCTGGAGTTTCACAACCTGCTGAGGGAACTGGAGGCGCCGGCGACGGAGGCCGAGCGCTTCGCCCCGGAAGTGGACGTCGTGGCCGACACGGATCGGCTGGGCGCCGTGCTGGCCGAGTGCTCCCGGGCTCCGCGCATCGGACTCTGCGTCGCGGGCAGCTCCGAAGATCCGCTCGGCGCCGCCCTCGTCGGTCTGGCGCTCGCCGCCTCCGAGGACCGCGCCTTCTACCTGCCACTCGGGCACCGGGCCCCGGAAGTCCAGCACGACGCGGCGGGAAACCCGACGCTCGCCTTCGATGCGGGCGAGCCCGTCGGTCTGCCGGAGATGTCGTCGTCCGACATGCGAGGGCTGCACGACCTGCTGGCCTCGGAGGCACCGAAACTCGGGCACGATCTCAAGTACGCCGCCCAGCTCCTGCGGCGGCACGGCGTCGAGTTGGGGGGCCTTGACGGCGGCGTCGCGTTCGACACGCAGATCGCCTCCTACTGCCTCGATCCGGCCCGGCGCGACCGCGCCCTCTCCACCCTCGCTCCCGACCGCCTCGGCGTCGCCCTCGAGACGGGCGACGCCGTCACGGGCACCGGACGGAACCGGCTTCCGCTGGCATCGATCGAGCCCGAGCGCGTCGCCGAGTGGGCCGGACCGCGCGCCGCGCTCCTGCACCGCCTCGCGAAGGTCGACGAGGCCGACCTCGTGCGAACGGGCATGGGCCGCCTCTTCCGCGAGGTCGAGATGCCGCTTGTCACCGTCCTCGCGAGCATGGAGCGGGCCGGCATCGCGCTCGACCTCGACTTCTTCGGCGATTTGCGGGCCCGTCTGCGCCGCGATCTCGACGCCGTGCGCTCGGAGATCCACAAGATCGCCGGGACCGAGGTCAACCTCCGTTCCGTCCCGCAGATGCGGGAGCTTCTCTTCGACCGGCTCGCGCTGCCCGTCCTCAAGAAGACGAAGACGGGCCCCTCGACGGACGAGTCCGTGCTCGAGCAACTCGCCGCCATGGGCCACGAACTCCCGCGCCTCATCCTCGAACACCGGGAGCTCGACAAGCTGGACGGCACGTACGTGAGCGTGCTCCCGCGGCTCATCGACGGCCGGGGACGCATCCACACCCGCTTCAACCAGACGGTCGCCGCCACGGGCCGACTCTCCTCCTCGGACCCGAACCTCCAGAACATTCCGATCCGGCGGGCGCTGGGGCGCGAGATCCGGAAGGGATTCGTCGCCGCCCCCGGCCATCGGTTCGTAGGAGCGGACTACTCCCAGATCGAACTCCGGGTCATGGCCCATCTCTCCGGGGACGAGGCGTTCGTGGAGGCGTTCCGGGCGGAGCGGGACATTCACCGGGAGACCGCGGCCCGGATCTTCGGGGTCGAGCCGGATGACGTCACGCCGACCATGCGCGAGCAGGCGAAGACGATCAACTTCGCCACCATCTACGGCCAGGGCCCGTTCGCCCTCGCCCAGCAGCTCGGGATCTCGCGGACGCAGGCGAGCGAGTTCATCGCCGGGTACTTCGAGCGGTTCGCGGGCGTCGCGGCCTACCTGGAGGAGATGAAGGAAGTGGCGCGGGACCGGAACTACGTCGAGACGCTGTTCGGGCGCCGCCGCTACATCCCCGAAATCCGGTCCAGGAACCCCGGGATCCGCGGCTACGGCGAGCGGACCGCGACGAACTCCCCCATCCAGGGATCCGCGGCGGACCTGATCAAGGTGTCGATGATCCGGCTGCACGAACGTCTCGCGGGGAGCGGAGCCCGCATGCTGCTCCAGGTGCACGACGAGTTGCTCATCGAGGCCCCGGAGTCCGATGTTGAAACGATCGGCCGGACCGTG
- a CDS encoding cold-shock protein, whose product MPSGTVKWFNDSKGYGFIEQPDGGDDVFVHYSSIDMDGYKTLVEGMEVDYEFTQGDKGLHATRVVRTA is encoded by the coding sequence ATGCCATCAGGTACGGTCAAGTGGTTCAACGACTCCAAGGGGTACGGTTTCATCGAGCAGCCCGACGGCGGCGATGACGTCTTCGTCCACTATTCGTCCATCGACATGGACGGGTACAAGACGCTCGTCGAAGGGATGGAAGTGGACTACGAGTTCACGCAGGGCGACAAGGGCCTGCACGCGACCCGCGTCGTGCGCACTGCCTGA